CTGCCTCGGCCTGGTGCTGACCTTCTCCCTCTACGTGCTGCGGGTGCGCGGCGCGATCCTGATCTCGATCCTGTCGATGACCGTGCTCGCCATCGTGGTGGAGCAGATCACCGAGACCGGCCCGGCGTTCTCCGAGGCCGGCTTCAACCCCACCGGCTGGCTCCTCAACGTGCCCGTCTGGCCGAGCGAGATCGTCGGCATGCCGGACCTCCAGCTGATCGGTGAGTTCAACCTGCTGGGCTCGTGGGAGAACGCCGGGGTCGTCGTCGCCGCCCTGTTCGTCTTCACGCTGCTGCTGGCCGACTTCTTCGACACCCTCGGGACGATGACGGCGGTCGGGGCCGAGGCAGGGCTCCTCGACGAGGAGGGCAACCCGCCGAACACCCGACGGATCCTGATCGTCGACTCGGTCGCGGCTGCCGCCGGCGGCGCCGCCTCGGTCTCGAGCAACACCTCCTACATCGAGTCCGCGTCGGGAGTGGCCGACGGCGCGCGCACCGGCCTCGCCAGCGTGGTCACCGGCGTGCTCTTCCTGCTGGCGATGTTCTTCGCCCCGGTGGTCAACGTGATCCCGAGCGAAGCGGCCGTGCCGGCACTCGTGCTGGTGGGCTTCCTGATGATGCAGCAGGTCCGGGGCATCGACTGGGAGGACCTCGAGATCGCGATCCCGGCCTTCCTCACGATCGTGCTGATGCCGTTCACGTACTCCATCACCACCGGCATCGGCGCCGGATTCCTCGCCTTCGTGCTGCTGAAGCTGATCCGCGGCAAGGTCCGGGCCGTGCACCCGCTGATGTGGATCGTGGCAGCACTGTTCCTCGTCTACTTCGGCATCAACCCGATCACCGACTGGCTCACCTGAGCGCGCGGGTCATGATGTCGGCGACCACCTCGGACTTGGCGTCGGCGTAGTCCTGGACCCGGTCCCACGAGCGGGCAGCCAGGGCGCGCTTGGTCCGCTCGTACGTCGCCCGGTCCGCCTCGTGGCGGCGGAGGTGGTCGCGGAAGGCGAGCATCCGGTCCACCTCCTCGCACCCCGCGCCGAAGACGTGGAGGTTGACCCGTGGGTCCTGGTCCCAGAACAGCCGGTGCTCGAACCACTCTGGTTCGCGGAGGCGGAACACGTAGCCGGCAGCCCTGAGCCCCTCGACGTACGCCGCCTCGTCGCTCGCGTCCGGCACCACCAGCACCATGTCGATCACGGGCTTCGCGGCCAGGCCGGGCACGGAGGTCGACCCCGCGTGGTGCAGCTCCACGACGACGTCGCCCAAGGCTGAACGGACCCTTGCCTCC
This genomic interval from Nocardioides euryhalodurans contains the following:
- a CDS encoding NCS2 family permease, yielding MSEKTDPGPATGTRSSRGGLDGFFKISERGSTVEREVRGGVVTFLTMAYIIVLNPIILLGGVDMNGDLLAGGDFAAISAATALAAGVLTLLMGVVANYPLALATGLGLNAFVTFSIASQMTWADAMGLVVIEGLIILVLVLTGFREAVFRAVPAQLKIAISVGIGLFLTIIGLVDAGFVRRIPDVANTTVPVQLGPTGQLAGWPVAIFCLGLVLTFSLYVLRVRGAILISILSMTVLAIVVEQITETGPAFSEAGFNPTGWLLNVPVWPSEIVGMPDLQLIGEFNLLGSWENAGVVVAALFVFTLLLADFFDTLGTMTAVGAEAGLLDEEGNPPNTRRILIVDSVAAAAGGAASVSSNTSYIESASGVADGARTGLASVVTGVLFLLAMFFAPVVNVIPSEAAVPALVLVGFLMMQQVRGIDWEDLEIAIPAFLTIVLMPFTYSITTGIGAGFLAFVLLKLIRGKVRAVHPLMWIVAALFLVYFGINPITDWLT
- a CDS encoding GrpB family protein yields the protein MVEYLMPRGSGSDVFLVEADPAWPAEYARQEARVRSALGDVVVELHHAGSTSVPGLAAKPVIDMVLVVPDASDEAAYVEGLRAAGYVFRLREPEWFEHRLFWDQDPRVNLHVFGAGCEEVDRMLAFRDHLRRHEADRATYERTKRALAARSWDRVQDYADAKSEVVADIMTRALR